A single window of Flavobacterium aestivum DNA harbors:
- a CDS encoding LTA synthase family protein, whose amino-acid sequence MNLLKKFSPFYNLALFYIIVSFLLRIVLVFHPITQTSFSFIDSLKIFTMGFISDAFVFVIATGFLWLYLIFISDSKYYKPYGNIIFGLLVALFLYVASGKSILNEYGGALPKIGMIFIGIKTFLFGLLLFLPKYRSKIRLCLFTFVIFLYVVLILQNGISEYFFWNEFGVKYNFIAVNYLVYTNEVIGNIMESYPVIPLFSGLFAVAGIVTYFITKRTKNYIENILTFKEKIKTSGIYLSLFALSLFAIPLLAKKENSQNVFANELQSNGIYRFYLAFMNSELDYFKFYKTSPEKEAFALLEKQIPNISGETTLRQIKSDASETHKNVVLITIESYSADFMKMYGNDMNITPFLDDLAQKSLLFTNLYAVGNRTVRGLEAVTLCFPPTAGESVVKRKDNKNKFSTGSVFKDKGYDVKFLYGGDAFFDNMEDFFGGNGYNIVDKKSFTPEEITFANIWGVCDEDMANKAIKVMNAEAKTGKPFFNHWMTVSNHRPFTYPNNKIDIPGDIKSREGGVKYTDYALKKFFDMASKQPWFKNTVFVILADHCASSAGKTELPVDKYRIPAMIYSPGFIEPQKYTKVMSQIDVMPTLFGLLNFNYQSKFYGQDVLKSDYKPRALIATYQDLGLIKDNVLTIISPKQTVKQFQLNLKPDQKVAQDFQIYYDQVPLKNERTDLVNETVSYYQTASDILKKKNYQSLNSKTPIKVAESDK is encoded by the coding sequence ATGAATCTTTTAAAAAAGTTCTCCCCTTTTTATAATCTCGCTCTTTTCTACATTATTGTTAGTTTTCTTTTGCGAATTGTATTGGTTTTTCACCCTATTACACAAACTTCTTTTTCTTTTATAGATAGTTTGAAAATCTTCACAATGGGATTCATCTCGGATGCCTTTGTATTTGTAATAGCCACAGGATTTCTATGGTTATATCTTATTTTTATATCCGACTCAAAATATTATAAGCCCTACGGGAATATTATATTTGGATTATTGGTGGCATTATTTCTTTATGTTGCATCTGGAAAAAGCATTCTGAATGAATATGGAGGTGCTTTACCAAAAATTGGAATGATTTTTATAGGTATTAAAACCTTTTTGTTTGGACTCCTACTCTTTTTGCCTAAATATCGCAGCAAAATAAGATTATGCCTTTTCACCTTTGTAATATTCTTATATGTTGTTTTGATCCTTCAAAATGGTATAAGCGAGTATTTTTTCTGGAATGAATTTGGAGTAAAATATAATTTCATTGCGGTTAACTATTTGGTATACACGAATGAAGTTATAGGTAACATCATGGAATCTTACCCAGTAATTCCTTTGTTTTCGGGGCTATTTGCCGTTGCAGGTATTGTTACTTATTTTATAACAAAAAGAACCAAAAATTATATTGAAAACATTCTGACATTTAAAGAAAAAATAAAAACAAGCGGGATTTATCTTTCTCTTTTTGCACTTTCCCTTTTTGCTATTCCTTTATTGGCTAAAAAAGAAAATTCCCAAAATGTTTTTGCCAATGAGTTACAATCTAATGGGATTTATAGATTCTATTTGGCTTTTATGAACAGTGAATTGGATTATTTCAAGTTTTATAAAACCTCGCCTGAAAAAGAAGCTTTTGCTCTATTAGAAAAGCAAATTCCTAATATTTCAGGAGAAACTACATTAAGACAAATCAAAAGTGATGCTTCTGAAACCCATAAAAATGTGGTATTAATAACGATAGAAAGTTACAGTGCTGATTTTATGAAAATGTATGGTAATGATATGAACATCACTCCTTTCTTGGATGATTTGGCTCAAAAAAGTTTATTGTTTACCAATTTATACGCCGTTGGAAATAGAACCGTTCGTGGTCTTGAAGCAGTAACCTTATGTTTCCCACCTACTGCTGGTGAAAGTGTGGTAAAACGAAAAGACAATAAAAATAAATTTTCTACAGGTTCTGTTTTCAAAGACAAAGGATATGATGTGAAGTTTCTTTATGGTGGGGATGCTTTTTTTGACAATATGGAAGATTTTTTTGGAGGAAACGGTTATAATATTGTCGATAAAAAATCATTTACTCCAGAAGAAATCACTTTCGCTAATATTTGGGGAGTTTGTGACGAAGATATGGCTAATAAAGCTATAAAAGTTATGAATGCAGAAGCCAAGACTGGTAAACCCTTTTTCAATCATTGGATGACAGTAAGCAATCACCGTCCGTTTACCTATCCAAACAATAAAATTGATATTCCTGGAGATATTAAGTCACGTGAAGGTGGTGTAAAATATACGGATTATGCTTTGAAGAAATTCTTTGATATGGCTAGTAAACAACCATGGTTCAAAAATACGGTATTTGTAATTCTTGCCGATCATTGTGCTTCAAGCGCTGGTAAAACAGAACTTCCTGTTGATAAATATAGAATTCCGGCCATGATTTATAGTCCAGGTTTTATAGAGCCTCAAAAGTATACTAAGGTAATGTCACAAATAGACGTTATGCCAACACTTTTTGGATTGTTGAATTTTAATTATCAAAGTAAATTTTACGGTCAGGATGTTCTGAAATCGGATTATAAACCAAGAGCTTTGATTGCTACGTATCAAGATTTGGGATTAATAAAAGACAATGTTTTAACGATTATTTCTCCTAAGCAAACCGTAAAACAATTTCAGTTAAATCTGAAACCAGATCAAAAAGTTGCCCAAGATTTTCAAATCTATTATGATCAGGTTCCTTTAAAGAATGAAAGAACTGATCTTGTAAATGAAACAGTATCGTATTATCAAACAGCTTCGGATATATTAAAGAAAAAGAATTATCAAAGTTTAAATTCTAAAACTCCAATTAAGGTAGCTGAATCAGATAAATAA
- a CDS encoding DUF2231 domain-containing protein, producing the protein MNEAHLHMIVNHFPIIGTIFGFGILIIGLILKNKTLINTSYVLFIVAAIFAAISMETGEGAEELVEDMPNIGKQIIHEHEELAEKLAILLYVTSGLSLVGLYLNFKNNTKAKLLSFLILIIATAGLFLVQKVGTSGGEIRHTEIRPNANMMPNESIKQSEK; encoded by the coding sequence ATGAACGAGGCACATCTTCACATGATAGTTAATCATTTTCCAATTATTGGGACCATTTTTGGATTTGGTATTTTAATAATTGGACTGATTCTGAAAAATAAAACATTAATAAATACCTCTTATGTACTGTTTATAGTGGCAGCTATTTTTGCCGCAATTAGTATGGAAACTGGAGAAGGAGCAGAGGAATTGGTTGAAGATATGCCAAATATAGGAAAACAGATTATCCATGAACACGAAGAATTAGCCGAAAAACTCGCGATATTACTTTATGTCACGAGTGGCTTATCTCTTGTAGGACTGTATTTGAATTTTAAAAATAATACAAAAGCTAAGCTACTTTCCTTTTTAATACTAATTATTGCAACTGCTGGATTATTTTTAGTACAAAAAGTAGGAACTTCTGGAGGGGAAATTCGCCATACTGAGATTAGACCAAATGCTAATATGATGCCTAATGAATCTATAAAGCAGTCCGAAAAATAA
- the ilvD gene encoding dihydroxy-acid dehydratase, with the protein MELNKYSKTITQDETQPAAQAMLHGIGLTEEDLKKAQVGIVSMGYEGNTCNMHLNDLAKDVKQGVWDADLVGLIFNTVGVSDGISNGTDGMRYSLVSRDVIADSIETVMGAQWYDGLIAIPGCDKNMPGALIAMGRVNRPSIMVYGGTIHSGKWKGESLNIVSAFEALGKKFNNTISPEDFKGVIQNACPGAGACGGMYTANTMSSAIEALGMSLPYSSSNPALSKEKKQECHDAGKAVRILLEKDIKPRDIMTREAFENAITIVAVLGGSTNAVMHLIAMAHSVDVEITLADFQAISDKTPVLADLKPSGKYMMEDLHAVGGVPAVMKYLLKEGLLHGNCLTVTGKTVAENLASIPDLNDGQEVIHEIQNALKSTGNIQILYGNLASEGCVAKISGKEGEYFEGTAVVFESEFEVIPGIQNGLVKPGNVVVIRYCGPKGGPGMPEMLKPTSAIMGAGLGSSVALITDGRFSGGSHGFVVGHITPEAHDGGGIALVENGDLITIDAVKNTINLKISEEEYAKRRANWVQPALKATKGILLKYARSVSSASTGCVTDK; encoded by the coding sequence ATGGAATTAAACAAGTACAGCAAGACGATTACGCAAGATGAAACACAACCGGCGGCACAAGCTATGTTGCACGGAATTGGTTTAACAGAGGAAGATCTAAAAAAAGCTCAAGTTGGTATTGTAAGTATGGGGTATGAAGGAAATACATGCAACATGCACTTAAATGATCTTGCCAAAGATGTTAAACAAGGAGTCTGGGATGCAGATCTGGTCGGGCTGATATTTAATACCGTTGGTGTTAGTGATGGAATTTCAAATGGTACAGACGGGATGCGCTATTCATTAGTATCTCGTGATGTAATTGCGGATTCTATTGAGACCGTTATGGGAGCTCAATGGTATGACGGATTGATTGCAATTCCCGGTTGTGATAAAAATATGCCTGGAGCCTTAATTGCCATGGGAAGAGTAAATCGTCCTTCGATTATGGTTTACGGAGGAACAATTCACTCCGGAAAATGGAAAGGTGAATCATTAAATATTGTTTCTGCTTTTGAAGCATTAGGAAAGAAATTTAATAATACAATAAGTCCGGAAGATTTTAAAGGTGTTATTCAAAATGCTTGTCCGGGAGCTGGAGCCTGTGGAGGAATGTATACAGCAAACACTATGTCTTCGGCAATTGAAGCCTTAGGAATGAGTTTGCCATACAGCTCATCAAACCCAGCTTTGAGTAAAGAGAAAAAACAAGAATGTCACGATGCAGGAAAGGCTGTTAGAATATTATTAGAAAAAGATATCAAGCCTAGAGATATTATGACACGTGAGGCTTTTGAAAACGCTATCACAATCGTAGCAGTTTTAGGAGGTTCAACCAATGCGGTTATGCACTTAATTGCTATGGCACATTCAGTAGATGTCGAAATTACTTTGGCTGATTTTCAAGCTATAAGTGACAAAACACCAGTACTAGCTGATTTAAAACCAAGCGGAAAATACATGATGGAGGATCTACATGCAGTAGGAGGTGTTCCAGCGGTAATGAAGTATTTATTAAAAGAAGGTCTGCTTCACGGAAACTGCTTGACAGTAACCGGAAAAACGGTAGCAGAAAATTTAGCATCAATTCCAGATTTGAATGACGGACAAGAGGTAATTCACGAAATTCAAAATGCATTAAAATCAACCGGAAATATCCAAATATTATACGGAAACCTTGCTTCAGAAGGATGTGTTGCCAAAATAAGCGGAAAAGAAGGAGAGTATTTTGAAGGAACAGCTGTTGTTTTTGAGAGTGAATTCGAAGTTATTCCAGGTATTCAAAACGGATTAGTTAAACCAGGCAATGTAGTCGTCATCAGGTATTGTGGACCAAAAGGTGGTCCAGGAATGCCAGAAATGCTAAAACCAACATCAGCCATAATGGGAGCAGGACTAGGTAGTAGCGTAGCTTTGATTACAGATGGTAGGTTCTCTGGAGGTTCACATGGATTTGTGGTAGGCCACATTACACCAGAAGCTCATGATGGAGGTGGAATTGCTTTAGTAGAAAATGGTGATTTAATTACTATTGATGCGGTTAAGAACACCATCAACTTAAAAATCAGTGAAGAAGAATATGCAAAAAGACGTGCCAATTGGGTTCAACCAGCTTTAAAAGCAACAAAAGGTATTCTTTTAAAATATGCAAGATCAGTGTCAAGCGCATCTACAGGATGTGTTACCGATAAATAA
- the leuB gene encoding 3-isopropylmalate dehydrogenase, whose amino-acid sequence MNLKIAVLPGDGIGPEVILQAKKTLYAISVAYNHEFIFEDALIGATAIDKTRNPLPEQTLNLCLNTDAVLFGAIGNPKYDNNPDAKIRPEQGLLKLRKELGLYANIRPVKPYKNLLDVSPIKKEVIEGTDFVIYRELSSGSYYGVKELNEEGTKASDICEYSEEEIFRITHLAFKAAQTRRKKVTLVDKANVLETSRLWRKTVKKIALNYPDITLECLYIDNVAMQIITDPKQFDVILTENLFGDILSDEACAIMGSIGLMASASIGNNNALFEPIHGSYPKAKGKDIANPIASIVSAAMLLEHFGLEKEAKKVYEAIEKAIEYKVVTIDLNSGSRFGTNDVGDFISNVILSKDDLYFKNDNVQIGQSTIV is encoded by the coding sequence ATGAACTTAAAAATAGCAGTACTTCCGGGGGATGGGATAGGCCCGGAGGTAATCTTACAGGCAAAGAAAACGTTATATGCTATTAGTGTTGCATATAATCATGAGTTTATTTTTGAGGATGCTTTAATAGGAGCAACTGCCATTGATAAAACTAGAAATCCTCTACCAGAACAAACATTAAATCTTTGTTTGAATACCGATGCCGTTTTATTTGGAGCCATTGGTAATCCCAAATACGATAATAATCCGGATGCCAAAATACGTCCTGAACAAGGATTATTAAAACTTAGAAAAGAATTAGGTCTTTATGCCAATATCAGACCAGTTAAGCCTTATAAAAATCTACTTGATGTTTCACCTATAAAAAAGGAAGTAATAGAAGGTACTGATTTTGTCATTTACAGAGAGCTTTCCAGTGGATCATACTATGGTGTAAAGGAATTAAATGAAGAAGGAACAAAAGCATCTGATATCTGTGAATACTCAGAAGAAGAAATTTTCCGAATTACACATTTAGCTTTCAAAGCGGCACAAACCAGAAGAAAAAAAGTAACATTAGTAGATAAAGCAAATGTGCTTGAAACATCTAGGCTATGGCGAAAAACGGTAAAAAAAATTGCCCTTAATTATCCAGATATTACTTTAGAGTGTCTTTATATAGACAATGTTGCCATGCAAATTATTACTGATCCTAAACAATTTGATGTAATCTTAACAGAGAATCTATTTGGGGATATTCTTTCTGATGAAGCCTGTGCAATTATGGGATCGATAGGTTTAATGGCTTCGGCTTCAATAGGAAATAATAATGCTCTATTTGAACCTATTCACGGGTCATACCCTAAAGCAAAAGGAAAGGATATTGCCAATCCTATTGCTTCAATCGTATCTGCCGCTATGTTATTGGAGCATTTTGGATTAGAAAAAGAAGCCAAAAAAGTTTACGAAGCTATAGAAAAAGCAATTGAGTATAAAGTAGTTACAATAGATTTAAACTCAGGCTCAAGATTTGGGACTAATGATGTTGGAGATTTTATTTCTAATGTCATATTAAGTAAAGATGATTTGTATTTTAAGAATGATAACGTTCAAATAGGGCAATCAACAATAGTTTGA
- the ilvN gene encoding acetolactate synthase small subunit: MENKMFTISVYSENNVGLLNRISGIFLKRHINILSLNVSESEIENVSRFVIVVNTTEKWVHNIVGQIEKQIEVIKAFYHVDEETIFLESAIFKIQSSLLFDERQIQNIIKESNSQIVTVSREFFVISKSGKRSEIEELYAKLKPFGIMQFVRSGRISISKEKMEISTLLEALK, from the coding sequence ATGGAAAATAAAATGTTCACCATTTCTGTTTATTCAGAAAATAATGTTGGCTTGCTAAACAGAATATCAGGTATATTCTTGAAACGCCACATCAATATTTTGAGTCTAAATGTTTCCGAATCTGAAATTGAAAATGTTTCAAGATTTGTCATTGTTGTAAATACCACCGAAAAATGGGTACACAACATTGTAGGCCAAATAGAAAAACAAATAGAAGTCATTAAAGCCTTTTATCATGTTGATGAAGAAACCATCTTTTTGGAAAGCGCAATATTCAAAATTCAGTCAAGCTTATTATTTGACGAAAGACAAATTCAGAATATTATAAAAGAAAGTAATTCTCAAATAGTCACAGTATCAAGAGAGTTTTTTGTGATTTCAAAATCAGGAAAACGTTCAGAAATAGAGGAATTATACGCAAAATTAAAACCTTTTGGAATCATGCAATTTGTCCGTTCGGGAAGAATATCGATTTCTAAAGAAAAGATGGAAATTTCAACATTATTAGAAGCATTAAAATAA
- a CDS encoding 2-isopropylmalate synthase, translating to MNREKVQIFDTTLRDGEQVPGCKLDTKQKLVIANRLDEMGVDIIEAGFPVSSPGDFLSVSEISKIVKNAAVCGLTRAVKNDIDVAAAALKNALKPRIHTGIGTSDSHIVHKLQTTREDVIERAKNAVAHAKSYVEDVEFYAEDAGRTENAFLAKVCEEVIKSGATVLNIPDTTGYCLPEEYGAKIKYLKENVKGIENVILSCHCHNDLGMATANSIAGAINGARQIECTINGIGERAGNTALEEVVMIFKQHPYLNLYTDIDSKQLNEMSRLVSDSMGMIVQPNKAIVGANAFAHSSGIHQDGVIKNRATYEIMDPLDVGVNESSIILTARSGRAALAYRAKKVGYELTKTQLDIVYVEFLKFADIKKEVLDHDIHQIIEASKINYELI from the coding sequence ATGAATAGAGAGAAAGTCCAAATTTTTGACACCACCTTAAGAGACGGAGAGCAAGTCCCTGGTTGTAAATTAGATACTAAACAAAAACTTGTTATCGCCAATCGCCTAGACGAAATGGGTGTTGATATCATTGAAGCTGGTTTCCCCGTTTCCAGCCCAGGTGATTTCTTATCTGTTTCTGAAATATCTAAAATCGTAAAAAATGCTGCAGTTTGTGGTCTTACAAGAGCTGTAAAAAATGATATAGATGTTGCAGCTGCTGCCCTAAAAAATGCTTTAAAACCTCGTATACATACAGGAATCGGAACATCAGATTCGCATATAGTTCACAAACTGCAAACAACACGTGAAGATGTAATCGAGAGAGCAAAAAATGCTGTAGCCCATGCTAAATCTTACGTAGAAGATGTGGAGTTCTATGCAGAAGATGCCGGAAGAACAGAAAATGCATTTTTAGCAAAGGTATGTGAGGAGGTTATTAAATCTGGAGCTACTGTTCTTAATATACCGGATACTACAGGATATTGTTTACCTGAAGAATATGGAGCAAAAATTAAATACTTAAAAGAAAACGTAAAAGGAATTGAAAATGTAATTCTTTCTTGTCATTGTCATAATGATTTAGGAATGGCAACTGCCAATTCAATTGCCGGAGCAATAAATGGGGCAAGACAAATTGAATGTACTATCAATGGGATAGGAGAGAGAGCCGGTAATACAGCTCTTGAAGAAGTGGTGATGATTTTCAAACAACACCCTTATTTGAATTTATATACTGATATCGACAGCAAGCAATTGAACGAAATGAGCCGATTAGTCTCAGATAGCATGGGAATGATCGTGCAGCCTAATAAAGCAATTGTAGGAGCCAATGCTTTTGCACACAGTTCTGGAATTCATCAGGATGGAGTGATTAAAAACAGAGCAACTTATGAAATCATGGATCCATTGGATGTAGGTGTCAATGAGTCTTCGATAATTTTAACAGCAAGAAGCGGAAGAGCAGCATTGGCATACAGAGCCAAAAAAGTGGGTTACGAATTAACAAAAACGCAGTTAGATATAGTATATGTCGAATTTTTAAAATTTGCAGATATCAAGAAAGAAGTATTAGATCATGATATTCATCAAATTATTGAAGCTTCAAAAATTAATTATGAACTAATTTAA
- a CDS encoding zinc dependent phospholipase C family protein: MKKFKLKQTVLTFSAIGIAFITLSWGIFGHEHINNAAVMALPKPLQTFFYNHIDFITQESTVPDLRKYTLRDKAENPRHFMDMENFGAVDSIPLPFEDVKKKYDEKFLSNNGILPWYIQETMTKLTKAFKDKRKTEILFLAADLAHYIGDAHMPLHTSANHDGQLTDQKGIHSMWESRIPEMFGKNYNFYTGEAKYVDNVEKATWDIIKDTHSQVQPLLAIDKKLRATFTPDTMYDKDEKGNIAKNKFGDLIYSKEYVTQFHTALNGMVESQMRKAIVATTNFWFTAWVKAGKPNLDDLDSKELTNRNKKNLNNDLKLWKKGKVFGLESENDF; this comes from the coding sequence ATGAAAAAATTCAAATTAAAACAAACCGTCCTTACTTTTTCTGCAATTGGTATTGCTTTTATTACTTTGTCTTGGGGTATTTTTGGCCACGAACACATTAATAACGCAGCAGTTATGGCATTGCCAAAGCCTTTGCAAACCTTTTTTTATAATCATATCGATTTTATAACACAAGAATCAACAGTTCCTGATTTGCGTAAATATACATTACGTGACAAAGCAGAAAATCCACGCCATTTTATGGATATGGAAAATTTTGGAGCAGTAGATTCTATTCCGTTGCCATTTGAGGATGTTAAGAAAAAATACGATGAGAAATTTTTATCCAATAATGGTATTTTACCTTGGTACATACAAGAAACAATGACCAAACTAACCAAGGCGTTTAAAGACAAAAGAAAAACTGAAATTTTGTTTTTAGCAGCAGATTTAGCACATTACATTGGTGATGCACATATGCCATTGCATACTTCTGCTAACCATGACGGACAACTTACGGATCAAAAAGGGATTCACTCTATGTGGGAATCTCGTATTCCTGAAATGTTTGGGAAAAATTACAATTTTTATACCGGAGAAGCTAAATATGTGGATAATGTTGAAAAAGCAACTTGGGATATCATAAAAGATACACACAGCCAAGTGCAACCTCTTTTAGCAATTGATAAAAAATTGCGCGCAACCTTTACTCCGGATACCATGTATGATAAAGACGAAAAAGGGAATATTGCTAAAAACAAATTTGGTGATTTGATATATTCTAAAGAATATGTAACTCAATTCCACACTGCATTGAATGGTATGGTGGAAAGCCAAATGAGAAAAGCAATTGTTGCAACAACCAATTTTTGGTTCACTGCTTGGGTAAAAGCTGGTAAACCAAATCTAGATGATTTAGACTCAAAAGAATTAACCAATCGCAACAAAAAGAATCTAAATAACGATTTGAAACTTTGGAAAAAAGGAAAAGTTTTTGGTTTAGAAAGCGAGAATGACTTTTAA
- the ilvB gene encoding biosynthetic-type acetolactate synthase large subunit: MKNNKISGAEAVIRCLLAEGVDVVYGYPGGAIMPVYDELYKFQDQLHHVLVRHEQGATHAAQGFARATGKVGVAIATSGPGATNLVTGIADAQIDSTPMVCITGQVGKHLLGSDAFQETDIIGISTPVTKWNYQVTEAHEIPEIIAKAFYIARSGRPGPVLIDITKNAQFDELEFSYEKCTGIRSYTPKPTLNLEKVKEAAELINNAKKPYIIFGQGIILGQAEEQLKALVEKSGIPAAWTILGLSALPTDHPLNVGMLGMHGNYGPNILTNECDVLIALGMRFDDRVTGNLATYAKQAKVVHFEIDPAEVDKNVKTTVAVLGDVKEALTALLPLIENKTHDSWHNEFKEKYKIEQESVINQELNPSKNHGISMGETIEMINKHSKGDAIMVSDVGQHQMFTCRYSKFNTSKSNITSGGLGTMGFALPAAIGAKMGMPNREVVAIIGDGGFQMTIQELGTIFQTKVPVKIVVLNNEFLGMVRQWQQLFFDKRYASTEMINPNFIAIAEGYYIKSKKVTQREDLDAAVAEMLASKDSYFLEVIVEKENNVFPMIPTGASVSDIRLS, translated from the coding sequence ATGAAAAATAATAAAATATCAGGTGCTGAAGCAGTTATAAGATGTTTATTAGCCGAAGGAGTTGACGTAGTTTATGGTTATCCGGGTGGTGCAATTATGCCCGTTTACGATGAGTTATATAAATTTCAAGATCAATTGCATCATGTTTTAGTTCGTCACGAACAAGGTGCAACACACGCAGCTCAAGGGTTTGCAAGAGCAACAGGAAAAGTTGGAGTAGCAATTGCAACTTCGGGTCCAGGCGCAACCAATTTAGTTACAGGAATTGCCGATGCTCAAATAGATTCTACTCCAATGGTTTGTATTACCGGACAAGTAGGTAAACATTTACTGGGATCTGATGCCTTTCAGGAAACAGATATTATTGGAATTTCGACTCCGGTAACCAAATGGAATTACCAAGTTACCGAAGCTCATGAAATTCCGGAAATCATTGCTAAAGCCTTTTATATAGCAAGATCAGGACGTCCGGGACCAGTGTTAATAGATATTACTAAAAACGCTCAATTTGATGAACTGGAATTTAGTTATGAAAAATGTACCGGCATCAGAAGCTATACTCCAAAGCCAACTTTAAATCTAGAAAAGGTAAAAGAAGCAGCGGAATTAATAAACAATGCCAAAAAACCATATATCATTTTCGGACAGGGAATTATTCTTGGTCAAGCCGAAGAACAGTTGAAAGCATTGGTAGAAAAATCAGGAATTCCTGCAGCTTGGACAATCTTAGGTCTTTCGGCATTGCCAACAGATCATCCATTAAATGTTGGAATGCTGGGAATGCACGGTAATTACGGACCAAACATTCTAACCAATGAATGCGATGTTTTGATTGCATTAGGAATGCGTTTTGATGACCGTGTAACAGGAAATCTAGCCACTTATGCCAAACAAGCCAAAGTAGTTCACTTTGAAATTGATCCAGCCGAAGTAGATAAAAATGTTAAAACAACTGTAGCGGTATTAGGTGATGTAAAAGAAGCATTAACAGCTTTACTTCCTCTTATCGAAAACAAAACACATGATTCTTGGCACAATGAGTTCAAGGAAAAATATAAGATTGAACAGGAATCAGTTATCAATCAAGAGTTAAATCCATCAAAAAATCATGGTATCTCAATGGGAGAAACTATAGAGATGATTAATAAACACTCTAAGGGAGATGCCATTATGGTTTCGGATGTGGGACAACACCAAATGTTCACCTGTCGCTACTCAAAATTCAACACCTCAAAGAGTAACATAACCTCTGGCGGATTAGGAACTATGGGATTTGCTTTACCGGCAGCAATTGGTGCCAAAATGGGAATGCCAAATAGAGAAGTAGTAGCAATTATTGGTGATGGTGGTTTTCAAATGACAATTCAAGAATTAGGTACAATTTTTCAAACCAAAGTTCCCGTTAAAATTGTTGTTTTGAACAATGAGTTCTTAGGAATGGTGCGTCAATGGCAACAATTATTCTTTGATAAAAGATATGCTTCGACAGAGATGATCAATCCTAATTTTATAGCAATCGCTGAGGGTTATTATATCAAATCCAAAAAAGTAACCCAACGAGAAGATTTAGATGCTGCTGTTGCTGAGATGTTGGCTTCAAAAGATTCTTACTTCCTAGAGGTGATTGTAGAAAAAGAAAATAACGTGTTTCCGATGATTCCAACAGGAGCTTCAGTTTCTGACATACGATTAAGTTAA